The following proteins are encoded in a genomic region of Thioclava nitratireducens:
- the pdxA gene encoding 4-hydroxythreonine-4-phosphate dehydrogenase PdxA, translating into MSAQPTDRTAARAPDRPVILSCGDPSGIGPEIAARAWEHCGAKLPFVWIGDPAHLPRGTKIREIDRPADALRHASAGLPVLPHEFPAAALPGEPDPANAKAVIDVIARGVDLVMRGEGAALSTAPINKKALKDGARFTFPGHTEYLAHLAGVERVVMMLASSRVDPPLRVVPATIHVALSEVPKLLTPQLLRETVRITYEGLRRDFGFSAPRIAVAGLNPHAGEGGAMGIEEGDWIADTLDGLREEGYAVAGPMPADTMFHARARQNYDAAICAYHDQALIPIKTLDFDGGVNITLGLPFVRTSPDHGTAYDIAGQGRANPASLIAALEMAARMGAARHD; encoded by the coding sequence ATGAGCGCCCAGCCGACCGATCGCACCGCAGCCCGTGCGCCCGACCGCCCCGTGATCCTCAGCTGCGGCGACCCCTCGGGGATTGGCCCAGAGATCGCCGCCCGCGCCTGGGAACATTGCGGCGCGAAACTGCCCTTCGTCTGGATCGGTGACCCCGCGCATCTGCCGCGCGGCACGAAGATCCGAGAGATCGACCGACCCGCCGACGCGCTGCGCCACGCCAGCGCCGGGCTGCCGGTGCTGCCCCATGAATTTCCCGCCGCCGCCCTTCCGGGCGAGCCCGATCCCGCAAATGCGAAAGCCGTGATCGACGTGATCGCGCGCGGCGTCGATCTGGTGATGCGCGGCGAAGGGGCTGCGCTCAGCACCGCGCCGATCAACAAGAAAGCGCTGAAAGACGGGGCAAGGTTCACCTTCCCCGGCCATACCGAATATCTGGCCCATCTCGCGGGCGTCGAGCGGGTAGTGATGATGCTCGCCTCGTCGCGTGTCGACCCGCCGCTGCGCGTGGTGCCCGCCACGATCCATGTCGCGCTCTCCGAAGTACCGAAACTTCTGACCCCGCAGCTTCTGCGCGAGACGGTGCGGATCACCTATGAAGGGTTGCGGCGCGATTTCGGCTTCTCGGCCCCACGGATCGCGGTCGCGGGGCTGAACCCGCATGCAGGCGAAGGCGGGGCGATGGGCATCGAGGAAGGCGACTGGATCGCCGACACGCTCGACGGTCTGCGCGAAGAGGGCTACGCGGTTGCGGGCCCGATGCCTGCCGACACGATGTTCCACGCGCGCGCCCGGCAGAATTACGACGCGGCGATCTGCGCCTATCACGATCAGGCGCTGATCCCGATCAAGACGCTCGATTTCGACGGCGGGGTGAATATCACGCTCGGCCTGCCCTTCGTGCGCACCTCACCCGATCATGGCACCGCCTATGACATCGCGGGTCAGGGCCGCGCCAACCCTGCCTCGTTGATCGCGGCGCTGGAGATGGCGGCCCGGATGGGAGCGGCCCGGCATGACTGA